In Fusobacterium hwasookii, a single window of DNA contains:
- a CDS encoding Na+/H+ antiporter NhaC family protein has product MENNIEAKGSFKGLIPFIVFILLYLGTGIFLHIAGVELAFYQLPGPVAAFAGIVVAFIIFNGTIQEKFNTFLEGCGHPDIITMCIIYLLAGAFAIVSKAMGGVDSTVNFGITYIPPHYIAVGLFIIGAFISTATGTSVGAIVALGPIAVGLGEKSGVPMPLILAAVMGGAMFGDNLSVISDTTIAATKTQGVEMRDKFRINLYIALPAAILTIILLFLFARPDVVPEAVTHDYNLIKVFPYVFVLVMALVGVNVFVVLTSGILLSGIIGLIYGDFTLLSYSKEIYNGFTNMTEIFVLSLLTGGMAQMVTHQGGIQWVINTVQKFIVGKKSAKVGVGLLVSLADIAVANNTVAIIITGGISKKISENNDVDLRESAAILDIFSCIFQGMIPYGAQMLILLGFAGDKVAPTQLIPLLWYQLLLGVFTLIFIFVPQISKKVLAILDNK; this is encoded by the coding sequence ATGGAAAATAATATAGAGGCTAAGGGAAGTTTTAAAGGTTTGATTCCATTTATAGTATTTATTTTGCTTTATTTAGGAACTGGAATTTTTTTGCATATAGCAGGAGTAGAGTTAGCATTTTATCAATTACCTGGACCTGTTGCAGCTTTTGCTGGAATAGTTGTTGCTTTTATCATATTTAATGGAACTATTCAAGAAAAATTTAATACTTTTCTTGAAGGCTGTGGACATCCAGATATAATTACAATGTGTATTATTTATCTTTTAGCTGGTGCTTTTGCAATAGTTTCAAAAGCTATGGGCGGAGTTGATTCAACTGTTAATTTTGGAATTACCTATATTCCTCCACATTATATAGCTGTTGGACTTTTTATTATAGGAGCTTTTATATCAACAGCAACCGGAACTTCAGTTGGTGCAATAGTGGCTCTTGGACCAATAGCTGTTGGACTGGGTGAAAAAAGTGGAGTTCCTATGCCACTAATTTTAGCTGCTGTAATGGGTGGTGCAATGTTTGGAGATAATCTATCTGTTATTTCTGATACTACAATAGCAGCAACTAAAACTCAAGGTGTTGAAATGAGAGATAAATTTAGAATAAACTTATATATAGCACTACCTGCTGCTATTCTTACAATAATTTTACTTTTCTTATTTGCAAGACCTGATGTTGTACCAGAGGCAGTGACACATGACTATAACTTAATAAAAGTTTTTCCTTATGTTTTTGTTCTTGTCATGGCATTAGTTGGTGTAAATGTTTTTGTTGTTTTAACATCAGGAATTTTACTTTCAGGAATAATTGGACTTATATATGGAGATTTTACTTTATTAAGTTATAGTAAAGAAATATATAATGGTTTTACTAATATGACTGAAATTTTTGTACTTTCTCTTTTAACTGGTGGTATGGCTCAAATGGTAACACATCAAGGTGGAATACAATGGGTTATTAATACAGTCCAAAAATTTATAGTTGGTAAAAAAAGTGCAAAAGTTGGTGTTGGACTTTTAGTTTCACTTGCTGATATAGCTGTTGCAAATAATACTGTTGCAATTATAATAACTGGTGGAATTTCTAAAAAGATTTCTGAAAATAATGATGTTGATTTAAGAGAAAGTGCTGCTATTCTTGATATTTTTTCTTGTATATTCCAAGGAATGATACCTTACGGTGCACAAATGTTAATACTTTTAGGTTTTGCAGGAGATAAAGTTGCTCCAACACAATTAATACCTTTATTATGGTATCAATTATTATTAGGAGTTTTTACATTAATTTTTATATTTGTTCCTCAAATAAGTAAAAAAGTATTAGCTATTTTAGACAATAAATAA
- the megL gene encoding methionine gamma-lyase, which yields METKKCGLGTTAIHAGTLKNLYGTLAMPIYQTSTFIFDSAEQGGRRFALEEAGYIYTRLGNPTTTVLENKIAALEEGEAAVATSSGMGAISSTLWTVLKAGDHVVTDKTLYGCTFALMCHGLTRFGIEVTFVDTSNLDEVKNAMKENTRVVYLETPANPNLKIVDLEALSKLAHTNPNTLVIVDNTFATPYMQKPLKLGADIVVHSVTKYINGHGDVIAGLVITNKELADQIRFVGLKDMTGAVLGPQDAYYIIRGMKTFEIRMERHCKNAKKVVEFLNKHSKIERVYYPGLETHPGHEIAKKQMKDFGAMISFELKGGFEAGKTLLNSLKLCSLAVSLGDTETLIQHPASMTHSPYTKEEREAAGITDGLVRLSVGLENVEDIIADLEQGLEKI from the coding sequence ATGGAAACGAAAAAATGTGGTTTAGGAACAACTGCTATACATGCAGGGACTTTAAAAAATTTATATGGAACTCTTGCGATGCCAATATATCAAACTTCTACTTTTATATTTGACTCAGCCGAACAAGGTGGAAGAAGATTTGCTCTTGAAGAAGCTGGATATATTTACACAAGACTAGGAAATCCTACAACAACAGTTTTAGAAAATAAAATTGCAGCTCTTGAAGAAGGAGAAGCTGCTGTTGCTACATCATCTGGTATGGGAGCTATATCTTCAACTCTATGGACTGTTTTGAAAGCAGGAGATCATGTTGTAACTGATAAAACTTTATATGGTTGTACTTTTGCTTTAATGTGTCATGGACTTACAAGATTTGGAATAGAAGTTACTTTTGTTGATACCTCAAATTTAGATGAAGTTAAAAATGCTATGAAAGAAAATACAAGAGTTGTTTATCTTGAAACACCTGCTAACCCAAATTTAAAAATAGTCGATTTAGAAGCACTTTCTAAACTTGCTCATACAAATCCAAATACTTTGGTTATTGTTGACAATACTTTTGCAACTCCATATATGCAAAAACCTTTAAAATTAGGTGCAGATATTGTTGTTCACTCTGTAACAAAATACATAAATGGACATGGAGATGTAATAGCAGGTCTCGTTATAACAAATAAAGAACTTGCAGATCAAATTCGTTTTGTAGGTTTAAAAGATATGACAGGAGCTGTTTTAGGTCCACAAGATGCTTACTATATTATCAGAGGTATGAAAACTTTTGAAATTCGTATGGAAAGACACTGTAAAAATGCTAAAAAAGTTGTTGAATTTTTAAATAAACACTCAAAAATTGAAAGAGTTTACTATCCTGGACTTGAAACTCACCCAGGTCATGAAATAGCTAAAAAACAAATGAAGGATTTTGGAGCAATGATTTCTTTTGAGCTAAAGGGTGGTTTTGAAGCTGGAAAAACTTTACTAAACAGCCTAAAACTTTGTTCATTAGCTGTTTCATTGGGAGATACTGAAACTCTTATTCAACACCCTGCATCTATGACACACTCACCTTATACAAAAGAAGAAAGAGAAGCTGCTGGAATAACTGATGGTTTAGTTAGATTATCAGTTGGTCTTGAAAATGTTGAAGACATTATAGCTGATTTGGAACAAGGACTAGAAAAAATTTAA